The bacterium genome includes the window ATATCATATTAGGGCGCACACAATTTCGCGAACTGATAACCAGGGCCGTGGTGCAAGTAACCGGTTAACGTGAAAAGTATTTAGCGGAGTGTATAATGCGGATTCTGCAAGTAACCAATATTATCAGCCATCATCAACTTCCACTGGCACGCTGTTTGGCGTCAGCACCGGGAGATGATAATTTTCGTTTTGCGGTAACCGATCCCCCCATGGTTGAACGTGTAAAAATGGGATGGGATGCGGAGGAGCTGGAATCCTGGCTCCTGAGCGCTGGCGAAAATGAAACCCACAGAGTTGAGTTCGAACACTGGTGGGATGATGCTGATGTGGTGATTGCAGGTTACCGTAATGTGTCCAGAATCGCTGATCGAGTGAGGCGTGGAAAACTGACTTTCTACATGTCTGAGCGATGGTGGAAGCCGCCGATAGGCATAGCGCGGTTGCTTCATCCGCGATTTGCTTGGATGGCCTATCGATTTTGTCGTCTTGCCCAATCCCCCCTGTTTCATTATTTGCCGATGGGGCGGTATGCGGAGACCGACATGCGACGTATAACGTCATTTCAAGGACGAATGTGGGATTGGGGCTATTTCACAGATGTTCATAATCCCTTGCCATCCTATCGCGATCGGGATAAGAGGCTTCGGGTAATTTGGGCTGGAAGAATGCTTGCCTTGAAACGCGTGGATACTTTGGTTCAGGCTTTTTCCATTCTGATGCAACAGAACCCCAAGGCTCGCTTAACGTTAATCGGAGATGGACCTTGCCGTCATGAATTGGAGCGGTTAGTTCAGAAGCTGAAGCTTACAGGTAACGTAGATATTCATTCCAGTATGCCGGTAGCGCAAGTCCGTAATCAGATGCGACAAGCTCATGTTTATGTGCTGCCTAGCAATGGTTATGAAGGGTGGGGCGCTGTTTTAAATGAAGCAATGTCGGAGGGATGCGCCATCGTCGCTAGCGAAGCAGCGGGAGCAGCTAAAACCATGATTCGGCATGGAGAAAATGGGTTGTTGTTTGCCCCTGGTGACTATAGGCGACTGGGAGATATGTTGGTGCAATTAAGCAGAAATGAATCGGAACGCCTGAGGTTGGCTGAAGCAGGGCAAAAGACGATAAGTGAATATTGGTCGCCAAATATAGCGGCAGAACGATTCTTAGCCGTAAGCGACGCATTGTTATCAAAGGGGGTCATCCCAAATTACCCCACTGGGCCAATGTCGCTCTTGGGCCAGTGATTCCGGTATGAATATTTTGCAAATCAATTCAGTTTGCGGCATTGGCAGTACGGGACGTATAGCGACTGATTTACATGCGATTTTGTTAAAATACGGGCATCAAAGCACAGTTGCTTTTGGGCGCGATGAAGCCAGAAGTTGTGATCAAAATATTCGAATTGGCGGCCGTGTGGATAATTATCTGCATGTTGCCTGCACGAGACTTTTTGATGCACACGGCTTTGGGTCTGCGGAAGCAACTCAGGCATTTGTCACAAGGATTAAAGCCCTAAATCCAGATATTATTCATTT containing:
- a CDS encoding glycosyltransferase family 4 protein; amino-acid sequence: MRILQVTNIISHHQLPLARCLASAPGDDNFRFAVTDPPMVERVKMGWDAEELESWLLSAGENETHRVEFEHWWDDADVVIAGYRNVSRIADRVRRGKLTFYMSERWWKPPIGIARLLHPRFAWMAYRFCRLAQSPLFHYLPMGRYAETDMRRITSFQGRMWDWGYFTDVHNPLPSYRDRDKRLRVIWAGRMLALKRVDTLVQAFSILMQQNPKARLTLIGDGPCRHELERLVQKLKLTGNVDIHSSMPVAQVRNQMRQAHVYVLPSNGYEGWGAVLNEAMSEGCAIVASEAAGAAKTMIRHGENGLLFAPGDYRRLGDMLVQLSRNESERLRLAEAGQKTISEYWSPNIAAERFLAVSDALLSKGVIPNYPTGPMSLLGQ